The Chanodichthys erythropterus isolate Z2021 chromosome 12, ASM2448905v1, whole genome shotgun sequence genome contains a region encoding:
- the exosc9 gene encoding exosome complex component RRP45 yields the protein MRDTPLSNCERLFLLKAIEEKKRLDGRQTYDYRNIKITFGTDYGCCIVELGKTRVLCQVSCELVPPKDSRPTEGIMFFNLELSPMASPAFEPNRQSELLVLLNRQLERCLRNSKCIDTESLCVVSGEKVWQIRVDVHVLNHDGNLMDAASIAAISALSHFRRPDVAIQGQDVTVFSPEERDPIPLSIYHMPICVSFAFFLQGSYLLVDPCEREERVKDGLLVIAMNKHQEICSIQSSGGIMLLKDQVLRCSKIASVKVSEISELINKALENDRKIRKEGGKFGFAESMPKERITTLKRDKAPVEMTDVEETANDIVNRTETTTEVVPSPVLVATGTAQVGEGIVNSWGLDEDEEDEPLTEDRKTDEVMIISDSEEEEVVILNEEAQKPKKKKK from the exons ATGAGGGATACTCCGCTGTCAAACTGCGAGAGGCTTTTTCTTCTTAAAGCCATAGAAGAGAAAAAA CGCTTAGATGGGAGACAGACATACGATTACCGGAATATTAAAATCACTTTTGGAACCGATTATGGCTGCTGCATCGTGGAACTTGGAAAAACAAG GGTGCTGTGTCAGGTATCTTGTGAGTTGGTCCCTCCAAAAGATTCTCGTCCCACAGAAGGCATCATGTTTTTTAATTTGGAATTGTCTCCCATGGCATCACCAGCCTTTGAGCCAAACAG GCAGTCAGAGCTGTTGGTGTTGTTaaacagacagcttgagaggtGTCTAAGGAATTCTAAATGCATAGACACTGAGTCTTTATGTGTAGTTTCAGGAGAAAAG GTTTGGCAGATACGGGTTGATGTCCATGTGTTGAATCATGATGGAAACTTGATGGATGCAGCAAGCATTGCTGCCATATCTGCACTCTCACACTTTAGGCGGCCAGATGTCGCTATTCAGGGACAAGATGTTACTGTG TTCAGTCCAGAGGAGAGAGATCCAATTCCTCTGAGCATTTATCACATGCCCATATGTGTCAGCTTTGCTTTCTTCCTGCAGGG CTCGTATTTGCTTGTGGACCCTTGTGAACGAGAAGAGCGAGTGAAGGATGGATTGTTGGTGATAGCCATGAACAAACATCAGGAGATCTGCTCCATTCAGTCCAGTGGAGGGATCATGCTACTGAAAGACCAG GTTTTAAGATGCAGCAAAATAGCAAGCGTAAAAGTTTCTGAAATTTCAGAGCTCATCAACAAAGCCTTAGAGAATGACAGAAAAATCAG aaaggaGGGTGGAAAGTTTGGCTTTGCTGAGTCCATGCCCAAAGAGCGCATCACAACCCTTAAGAGAGACAAAGCCCCGGTGGAGATGACAGATGTTGAAGAGACAGCTAATGACATTGTGAACAGAACAGAAACTACCACAGAAGT TGTTCCCTCTCCTGTTCTTGTTGCTACGGGAACTGCACAGGTAGGTGAGGGCATTGTGAACTCATGGGGACTTGATGAGGATGAAGAGGATGAGCCTCTGACAGAGGACAGAAAAACAG ATGAGGTGATGATAATCTCAGACAGTGAAGAGGAGGAAGTTGTCATTCTTAATGAAGAAGCCCA GAAacccaagaagaagaaaaaatga